A window of Chromohalobacter canadensis genomic DNA:
GCGCGTAGACGAGAAAGGTCTCGCCATCGCCGGTCAACGTGAGCCGACGGCTACCACGCTCGATCAGCAACGTATCGAGGCGCGACTCGAGGGTGCTGATACGCAGGCTGATGGTCGATTGGGTCTTATGCAGATAGCGCGCCGCAGCGGTGAAGCCACCGCTATCGGCCACGGTGACGAAGGCCAGCAGCAGGTCGCTGTCCAGCGCCGCCAATTGCGCGGTATCGGTATTCCCGATGGCTGCCATTGAAATGACTCGTTTTACTGATGGGAGGGTTCTGTCCAGCATAGAGGACATCGACGGGCCGCCCAACCTTCACGGCGGCAACGTCCTGTCACCTGACACCTTGCTGATCGAGAGGCCTCCCATGCCGACGACCGCTGCCGCGATCGACCCCGCCGTCGAGTCCAAGCCGACCCAGCGCCGGCTCGCCGATGCCGAGCGCACTGACCTGAGCGAATTGGTCGACACCGACCGCTACCCACTGCATGACGTCGACGACCCGCGCCTTCAGGCCGAGATCGCCCGGGTACGCGAGGATCTGGACCGTGAGGGCTGCGCCGTGCTGCGTGGCTTCCTGCGCTCCGAGGCATTGGAGCAGGCTCGCCAGGAAGGGCGTGAATTATCGGCCAAGAGCTATTATGCCAGCCGCCGCGTCAACGCTTGGTTCACCAGCGACGACGAAAGCCTTCCGGAGCATGACCCCCGGCGGCATTTCATGGAGCGCACCAGCGGCTTCGTGACACGTGACATGATTCCCGCCGACGCGGTGATTCAACAGCTCTACGTCTCGCCGGCGATGAAACGCCTGGTGGCCGAGTGCCTGCAGGAGGACGAGGTCTATGAATATGCCGACCCGTTCGCCGGACTGGTGCAGAACGTTCTTCCGCCCGGCACCGAGCAGCCCTGGCACTACGACACCAACGAATACATCGTCACGATGATGACCGACATACCGGACAGCGGCGGCGAGTTCCAGTACTGCCCTAACATCCGTACGCCGGCGGGCGAGAACTACGATGGCGTCGGCGCGGTGATTCGCGGCGAGGATACGACCACGCCGCGTACGTTGCTGCTTCGTCCCGGCGACCTGCAACTCTTCAAGGGACGTTACTCGCTGCATCGGGTGACACGCGTCAGCGGTGAACGAGAGCGCCACACGGCAATCTTCGCCTATTCGCAACAGCCGGGCGTGGTGGGTCGGCTGGAGCGCACGCGCCAGCTCTACGGACGCGTCTCGGAAGCGCACATCGAAGCGGAAAAGCGCCGCGAGGAGCGCGCCGACGGCCTGCTTGACTGATCGAAACGCCCTAGCTCAACTTAAATGACTGGACCGACGACCATGACCCGCTTGTCATCCACACTGCCTTCCCTGCTGGAAGGCACCGATATCCTGGCGCCGACGCACGATCCCGCCGAGTGCGAACCGACGCAGTCAGAAATCCAGCAGATTCTTCTGGATCGCTTGGCACGTACCCGGGCGGAGTTGAAGAAACGCGATATCGTCGCCGCCGTGCTGTTCGACCCGACCCATGTGCGCTACGCCACCGGCGCCCGCAACATGCAGGTCTACTCGGCGCGCAATCCAGCGCGTTACGCCTTCGTGCCGGCAGAAGGCCCGGTGGTGATGTTCGAATTCTCCGGCTGCAGTCACCTGACCGAAGGCTTGCCCGGCATCGACGAGACACGTCCAGCGACGGCGATTTCCTATTACTTCTGTGAAGATAATCTGCAGCAGACCACCCAAGCCTGGGCGGCAGAAATCGACGACTTGGTGCGCCAGTGTGGCGGCCAAAAAGGCGACAAGGTGGCCATCGAAAGCGCCACTTCGCACGCAGCCTTCGCGCTGGTCGAACACGGCTGGCAAATCTGCGATGCCCAGATTCCGCTGGAACGGGCACGCGCCATCAAGGTGCCCAACGAAATAAAGATGGTGCGCAGCTCACTGCGCGCGGTAGAGAATGGCGTACGCAAGCTGGAAGCGGCGATTCGTCCCGGCGCCACGGAGAACGAGGTTTGGTCGCAGCTGCACCAGCACATCATCGCCACCGACGCCGACTATGTCGAAACGCGGCTGATGAACTCCGGGCCGCGCACCAACCCCTGGTTCCAGGAGTGCTCCAATAGAGCGATGCAGGCCGGCGAGCTGGTCGCGCTGGATACCGACGTGGTCGGCCGGTATGGCTACTACGCCGATTTCTCGCGGACCTTCCTGTGCGGCGATGGCAAGGCGACGTCTACCCAGCGCGAGCTCTATCGCATGGCCTTCGACCAGGTGCGCCATAACATGGCCCTGATCGCACCGGGCATGTCGTTCAAGGAGTACGCCGAGAAGGCTTGGCAGATCCCCCAGCCCTACAAGGCGCGCCGCTATTTTGCGCTGGCCCACGGCGTCGGCATGACCGGCGAATATCCGTATATCGTTCACCGCGAGGACATCGACGACAAGGGCTACGACGGCATCATGCAGCCGGGCATGACGCTCTGCGTGGAGAGCTACATCGGCCACGAAGACGGTGGCGAAGGCGTCAAGCTCGAGGAGCAGCTTTACATTCGCGACGACGGTCAGGTCGAATTGCTTTCCGACTATCATCTCGATGCGCGATTGCTGGCCGAGTGACACGTCAGCCAACGCCGCCGGACAACCGCTTCGTCCATTCGTCACAAGGGACCCTCATGAGCCAGAC
This region includes:
- a CDS encoding M24 family metallopeptidase, translated to MTRLSSTLPSLLEGTDILAPTHDPAECEPTQSEIQQILLDRLARTRAELKKRDIVAAVLFDPTHVRYATGARNMQVYSARNPARYAFVPAEGPVVMFEFSGCSHLTEGLPGIDETRPATAISYYFCEDNLQQTTQAWAAEIDDLVRQCGGQKGDKVAIESATSHAAFALVEHGWQICDAQIPLERARAIKVPNEIKMVRSSLRAVENGVRKLEAAIRPGATENEVWSQLHQHIIATDADYVETRLMNSGPRTNPWFQECSNRAMQAGELVALDTDVVGRYGYYADFSRTFLCGDGKATSTQRELYRMAFDQVRHNMALIAPGMSFKEYAEKAWQIPQPYKARRYFALAHGVGMTGEYPYIVHREDIDDKGYDGIMQPGMTLCVESYIGHEDGGEGVKLEEQLYIRDDGQVELLSDYHLDARLLAE
- a CDS encoding HalD/BesD family halogenase, with the protein product MPTTAAAIDPAVESKPTQRRLADAERTDLSELVDTDRYPLHDVDDPRLQAEIARVREDLDREGCAVLRGFLRSEALEQARQEGRELSAKSYYASRRVNAWFTSDDESLPEHDPRRHFMERTSGFVTRDMIPADAVIQQLYVSPAMKRLVAECLQEDEVYEYADPFAGLVQNVLPPGTEQPWHYDTNEYIVTMMTDIPDSGGEFQYCPNIRTPAGENYDGVGAVIRGEDTTTPRTLLLRPGDLQLFKGRYSLHRVTRVSGERERHTAIFAYSQQPGVVGRLERTRQLYGRVSEAHIEAEKRREERADGLLD